One Fuerstiella marisgermanici DNA window includes the following coding sequences:
- a CDS encoding S1C family serine protease, with amino-acid sequence MAAACRRLPVSCLLALLLCTASTNADEEANLTAVVKVHSKNRTISLSSPWRKQSPRPVSGSGVIIGPGQLLTNAHVVLNTTEVTLQPFNSSERIPADVKILAPGIDLALLEFEPTGVLADVKPLELADESPKVQSTVRVYGYPTGGDSQSVTEGIVSRIEHTSYRYGTKGMRIQIDAAINAGNSGGPAMVDGRIAGLAFSVRSSANDIGYVIPTEEIQGFLKDVEDGTYDGKADFHVKFQYLENKTLRRKLGIPADTTGVLCHGVREQPDSPLQDGDVITKLADYDIDNRGRCRFKNDISLSFTRLAIEIEEDGVVPMTVLRDGAEQQLQVPVETRKKLIDYTVGRSPRYFIYGPVLFSEATADYNGAIESAISSGSASQRRAMSFSKSMMQASESPLLKRMGEFKDEDSKEELVVVTKLLTHATARGYRALPYFFTVKSINDQKVTGFAQMVELLRDAEGEFVEIQFHDLIADVIVLDRQEVLDATEDILEDNGIVRQGSRDLMKVWNNKD; translated from the coding sequence ATGGCTGCTGCCTGTCGCCGTCTGCCCGTGAGCTGCCTTCTTGCGTTGTTGCTGTGCACTGCGAGCACGAACGCCGACGAAGAAGCCAATCTGACGGCCGTTGTTAAGGTTCATTCGAAGAACCGTACTATCAGCCTGAGTTCTCCGTGGCGCAAGCAGTCGCCGCGACCGGTCAGCGGGTCGGGGGTAATTATCGGTCCCGGGCAGCTGTTGACGAACGCTCATGTGGTGCTGAATACCACTGAGGTGACTCTGCAGCCCTTCAATTCTTCCGAACGCATTCCTGCCGACGTAAAGATCCTCGCCCCCGGCATCGACCTCGCCTTGCTGGAGTTCGAACCGACCGGTGTTTTGGCCGACGTGAAGCCGTTGGAGTTGGCAGACGAATCGCCGAAGGTGCAGTCGACCGTGCGAGTCTACGGCTATCCCACCGGTGGAGATTCGCAATCGGTGACTGAAGGCATTGTGTCTCGCATCGAACACACTAGCTATCGCTACGGGACCAAGGGCATGCGAATCCAGATCGATGCGGCCATCAATGCCGGCAACAGCGGTGGCCCCGCGATGGTTGACGGCAGGATCGCCGGCCTGGCGTTCAGCGTTCGCAGCAGCGCGAATGATATTGGCTACGTGATTCCAACAGAAGAGATTCAGGGTTTCCTGAAGGATGTGGAAGACGGCACCTACGATGGCAAAGCAGACTTCCATGTGAAGTTTCAGTATCTGGAAAACAAAACTCTGCGCCGCAAGCTGGGCATTCCCGCCGACACAACCGGAGTTCTGTGTCATGGCGTGCGGGAGCAACCGGATTCGCCGTTGCAGGATGGTGACGTAATCACAAAGCTGGCCGACTACGACATCGATAACCGCGGTCGTTGCCGATTTAAGAACGACATCAGTTTGTCGTTCACGCGATTGGCCATCGAAATCGAAGAAGACGGCGTCGTGCCGATGACCGTACTTCGGGACGGCGCCGAACAGCAGCTTCAGGTGCCGGTGGAAACTCGGAAGAAGCTGATCGATTACACCGTGGGCCGATCGCCACGGTACTTCATCTACGGCCCCGTCCTGTTTTCCGAAGCCACCGCCGACTATAACGGCGCGATCGAATCGGCAATTAGTTCCGGCAGCGCCAGTCAGCGACGAGCCATGTCGTTTTCCAAATCGATGATGCAGGCCAGCGAGAGCCCACTGCTGAAACGCATGGGCGAATTCAAAGATGAGGATTCGAAAGAGGAGCTGGTTGTCGTTACCAAGCTGCTGACTCACGCGACCGCTCGCGGATACCGCGCACTTCCTTACTTCTTTACCGTGAAGTCTATTAACGATCAGAAGGTGACCGGGTTTGCTCAAATGGTCGAACTACTCCGCGATGCGGAAGGTGAGTTTGTTGAGATTCAATTCCACGACTTGATTGCGGATGTCATTGTGCTGGATCGCCAGGAAGTGCTGGACGCAACAGAAGATATTCTGGAAGACAACGGTATCGTGCGGCAGGGCAGTCGCGACCTGATGAAGGTGTGGAACAATAAGGACTAA